In Desulfosediminicola ganghwensis, a single window of DNA contains:
- a CDS encoding energy-coupling factor transporter transmembrane component T family protein: MQPKSTTTTLFIDNNSWVQRLHPFTKLCYVLFAGVGVYAGPSGFAYDALLLLVNVAVAGSAGVLKGAWRTFVRIFLPLLLFMIPIHSVLYPGNQTILLHFYGLNIYQEGLMYAFNTLLQLAAVLTASLLFVFTTHPADLITAISHSGKSPTLAYLLGSPLLMMSAMQERVATIQAAQRARGLNTGGNFIRRIYSLAPLVVPLVVGAIVEIEQRAIALEVRGFKATTPRTSIRILDDSSFQRMTRWLMVATAAVLVFLRLLR, from the coding sequence ATGCAGCCAAAGAGCACGACTACGACCCTCTTTATTGATAATAATTCGTGGGTTCAGCGCTTACATCCATTCACGAAGTTGTGTTATGTCCTGTTTGCTGGAGTGGGCGTCTACGCCGGACCTTCCGGGTTTGCGTATGACGCTCTGCTGCTTCTGGTCAATGTGGCTGTTGCAGGAAGTGCAGGGGTGCTGAAAGGGGCCTGGCGGACTTTCGTGCGGATTTTCCTGCCCTTGTTGCTGTTCATGATTCCCATCCATAGTGTGCTTTATCCCGGCAATCAGACCATTCTTCTTCATTTTTATGGGTTGAACATCTACCAGGAAGGTTTGATGTATGCCTTCAATACCCTGCTGCAGCTGGCAGCGGTGCTAACTGCATCTCTGCTCTTTGTCTTTACTACCCATCCGGCAGATCTCATTACGGCCATATCCCATTCCGGTAAATCACCAACCCTGGCATACCTGCTGGGCAGCCCCCTGTTGATGATGTCGGCTATGCAGGAGAGGGTGGCAACCATTCAGGCGGCCCAGCGTGCAAGAGGGTTGAACACCGGGGGGAATTTTATCCGGCGTATCTATAGCCTCGCCCCGCTCGTTGTTCCTCTGGTTGTGGGAGCCATCGTCGAAATAGAACAACGTGCTATCGCTCTGGAGGTCCGAGGCTTTAAGGCGACCACGCCCAGAACTTCAATTCGGATCCTGGATGATTCTTCATTTCAACGTATGACCAGATGGCTGATGGTAGCGACTGCCGCAGTTCTTGTTTTTCTCAGATTGTTAAGGTGA
- a CDS encoding energy-coupling factor ABC transporter ATP-binding protein encodes MPQLETDKLTYHYPGSSQPSLKAVSVKISEGEFVAVIGANNSGKSTLCYAFTGVVPQLYRGKMTGRVLINGTDSREKTVSEIAQHVGLVLQVPCNQMSGVRYTVFEEVAFGLENQGIARGEMTRQVEKVLAIMGLEKYSACSPYHLSGGQQQRLALATVLAVDPAILVLDEPTTFLDPQGAKLTFDILRRLQQQGKTVVIAEQKLDLIAEYADRVLAFDKGRLVMDGPPGDVLTSPMIKSIRLDWNRYTQVADLARRQGLWPKGLPLSTSLSGTIDGLLQGRGIHGHSH; translated from the coding sequence ATGCCCCAGCTTGAAACAGATAAACTCACGTATCATTATCCCGGATCTTCGCAGCCATCCCTCAAAGCTGTTTCGGTCAAGATCTCCGAGGGAGAATTCGTAGCGGTCATAGGTGCAAACAATAGTGGCAAATCTACCTTATGTTATGCCTTCACCGGTGTGGTTCCCCAGCTTTACCGTGGAAAGATGACGGGCAGGGTCCTCATCAACGGGACAGACAGCAGAGAAAAAACGGTGAGCGAGATTGCCCAGCACGTCGGGCTCGTGTTGCAGGTTCCCTGCAATCAGATGTCCGGGGTACGTTATACCGTTTTCGAAGAGGTCGCTTTCGGCCTTGAGAATCAGGGGATAGCAAGGGGAGAGATGACCAGGCAGGTTGAAAAAGTCCTGGCTATCATGGGCCTGGAGAAGTATTCGGCCTGTTCGCCGTACCATTTGTCCGGTGGGCAACAGCAGCGACTTGCACTGGCGACCGTATTGGCTGTGGATCCTGCCATCCTGGTCCTTGATGAGCCAACCACATTTCTAGACCCCCAGGGCGCAAAACTGACTTTTGACATCCTGCGTCGCTTGCAGCAACAAGGCAAGACCGTAGTGATAGCAGAACAGAAGCTCGACCTTATTGCAGAATATGCTGATCGTGTGCTTGCATTTGATAAGGGACGACTGGTGATGGATGGCCCACCGGGTGATGTACTCACCTCGCCCATGATAAAGAGTATCAGACTTGATTGGAACAGATATACGCAGGTAGCTGATCTGGCACGCCGGCAGGGGTTATGGCCGAAAGGGCTTCCATTGTCCACGTCGCTTTCCGGTACAATTGACGGACTTTTACAGGGCAGGGGTATTCATGGACATTCGCATTGA
- a CDS encoding energy-coupling factor ABC transporter ATP-binding protein translates to MDIRIDHLSFDYPGSIRALQDVSLEIQSGERVVLMGHNGSGKSTLAKHLNGLFRPLTGTVWLGGKNSATAEVGQLAGQVALLFQNPDDQICKRTIWNEVAFGPRNLGYPAERIEALVEEALALFELTTFKNKNPHDFGYSERKRIAMASIVAMDTPILVFDEPTAGLDYYEITLFSNALLKLQNEGKTVIVIAHDMDFVAENCSRAISLTDGKVVFDGNVRELFKHLELMTDCGILQPQVVQLSNACGLSLPALSPREFIAELEKQLT, encoded by the coding sequence ATGGACATTCGCATTGATCACCTGTCATTTGACTATCCAGGTTCCATCCGTGCATTACAGGATGTGTCTCTTGAAATTCAATCTGGAGAACGTGTGGTGCTCATGGGGCACAACGGATCGGGAAAATCGACCCTTGCAAAGCATCTGAACGGTCTGTTCAGGCCCTTGACAGGTACGGTGTGGCTAGGTGGCAAAAATAGCGCAACGGCCGAAGTAGGTCAGTTGGCGGGTCAGGTGGCCCTGCTGTTTCAAAATCCGGACGACCAGATTTGCAAAAGAACTATATGGAATGAAGTCGCCTTTGGGCCGCGAAATCTCGGTTATCCTGCAGAGCGGATAGAAGCTTTGGTAGAGGAGGCTCTGGCCCTATTTGAGCTGACGACTTTCAAGAATAAAAATCCACATGATTTTGGTTATAGCGAACGCAAAAGAATCGCCATGGCGTCCATTGTGGCGATGGACACACCAATACTCGTTTTCGATGAGCCGACAGCAGGATTGGATTATTACGAAATTACCCTTTTCAGCAATGCATTGCTAAAGTTGCAAAATGAAGGAAAAACAGTCATTGTTATCGCCCACGATATGGATTTTGTGGCTGAAAATTGTTCCCGCGCGATATCTCTCACTGATGGCAAGGTGGTATTTGACGGCAACGTCAGGGAATTGTTCAAGCACCTTGAACTCATGACTGACTGTGGTATCCTGCAGCCCCAGGTCGTTCAGCTCAGTAACGCTTGTGGCCTGAGTTTACCTGCATTGTCCCCCCGTGAATTTATTGCGGAACTTGAAAAACAATTGACTTGA
- the selD gene encoding selenide, water dikinase SelD — MADKKDAIRLTKCVKGGGUASKLAPADLERALTQLQFPTDANVLVGTATADDAGVYRVSEELALIQTVDFFTPVVDDPYQFGRIAAANSLSDVYAMGGIPKTAMNIVAYPMDVMGPEPLREILAGGADTLKEAETVLLGGHSVEDSELKYGLSVTGFIHPDRVLKNQGLREGDSLILTKPLGTGIINTAMKGGLASDQTIAAVTEFMASLNKTAAEVMERFSISACTDVTGFGLLGHLAEMLTGTGTKVTIDSGKMPIMAMAYEFAAMGLVPVGAHRNREHIQDRVSMPAEFDPVLRDILFDPQTSGGLLIGCPEKESDRLVRQLADNGVEAAAVIGEVESAAENRIILK, encoded by the coding sequence ATGGCTGATAAGAAAGATGCAATACGACTTACCAAATGTGTGAAAGGCGGCGGTTGAGCTTCCAAACTTGCTCCAGCGGATCTGGAGCGTGCCTTGACCCAGTTACAATTTCCAACAGATGCAAATGTGCTCGTGGGAACAGCGACAGCAGACGATGCCGGAGTGTACAGGGTATCTGAAGAGTTGGCCCTGATACAGACGGTCGATTTCTTCACCCCTGTCGTTGACGATCCATATCAGTTTGGCCGCATTGCTGCAGCAAACAGTCTCTCGGATGTCTATGCCATGGGTGGTATTCCGAAGACGGCGATGAATATTGTCGCCTATCCGATGGACGTGATGGGCCCTGAGCCGTTAAGAGAGATACTTGCTGGTGGAGCTGATACCCTGAAAGAGGCGGAAACGGTTCTGCTGGGTGGCCACAGCGTTGAGGATAGCGAACTCAAATATGGGCTGTCGGTCACCGGCTTTATCCATCCTGATCGTGTTTTGAAAAACCAGGGACTTCGGGAAGGGGATAGTCTGATTCTTACCAAACCGCTCGGAACCGGCATAATCAATACGGCAATGAAGGGTGGGCTCGCATCTGACCAGACCATTGCCGCCGTCACGGAGTTTATGGCCAGTCTTAACAAAACAGCGGCTGAAGTAATGGAGCGCTTTTCAATTTCTGCCTGTACCGATGTTACCGGTTTCGGCCTGCTTGGGCACCTGGCAGAAATGCTAACAGGAACCGGCACCAAGGTCACCATAGATTCAGGTAAAATGCCCATAATGGCTATGGCGTATGAATTTGCGGCAATGGGGTTAGTGCCGGTTGGTGCTCACAGAAACAGGGAACACATACAGGATAGAGTTTCCATGCCGGCTGAATTTGACCCTGTCTTACGAGACATTCTCTTTGATCCACAAACCTCAGGGGGCTTGCTTATCGGTTGTCCTGAAAAAGAGAGTGACAGGCTCGTTCGGCAGCTTGCAGATAATGGTGTCGAAGCTGCCGCTGTTATTGGTGAAGTGGAGAGTGCAGCTGAAAATAGGATAATTCTCAAATAA
- the yedF gene encoding sulfurtransferase-like selenium metabolism protein YedF gives MAKEIDACGLTCPAPVLLVKDVVEKEELSELRVIVDNAASSENVTRFLNSRGYSVTSVADKGNSILTASFDGQQRAEKVQQAATDVTQETRKNVVLIMTDRMGQGDDELGKKLMINYIKTLKEMGPELWQIIFVNSGVKLTVKSSPVVEELRNYQSEGVTILACGTCLEHYDLLAQKEVGDTTNMLDIVMATQLADKVITLS, from the coding sequence ATGGCGAAAGAAATCGATGCGTGTGGATTAACCTGTCCTGCGCCAGTTTTGCTGGTAAAAGATGTCGTGGAAAAAGAAGAACTGAGCGAGTTACGCGTTATTGTAGATAATGCCGCTTCGTCGGAAAATGTAACACGTTTTCTCAATTCCAGAGGATATTCTGTTACTTCTGTTGCTGACAAAGGAAACAGTATACTCACTGCCAGCTTCGATGGTCAGCAGCGGGCAGAAAAAGTGCAACAAGCTGCTACCGATGTGACTCAGGAGACCCGAAAAAATGTGGTTTTAATAATGACGGACCGCATGGGGCAGGGAGATGACGAACTCGGTAAGAAATTGATGATCAATTATATCAAAACGCTGAAAGAGATGGGGCCTGAGTTGTGGCAGATAATTTTTGTGAACAGCGGAGTGAAACTGACCGTTAAATCGTCTCCTGTGGTTGAAGAATTACGAAACTACCAGAGTGAAGGGGTAACTATTCTGGCTTGCGGAACCTGTCTGGAACATTATGACTTACTTGCCCAGAAAGAGGTTGGCGATACAACCAATATGCTGGACATCGTAATGGCCACCCAATTGGCTGACAAGGTAATTACTCTGAGCTAA
- a CDS encoding Imm58 family immunity protein has protein sequence MKKYLAISIVVLVLTNVFWFYKIIDIGITHTYFKVSYEEKVRGLEILTNLVLKGAQKYSKKDLLVTIREQNPNAFIVEDDERISIDGVSFIYENEKMIQIRY, from the coding sequence ATGAAGAAGTACTTAGCAATCTCTATAGTTGTGCTTGTTTTAACAAATGTCTTTTGGTTCTATAAAATTATCGACATTGGAATAACACACACTTATTTTAAAGTAAGTTATGAAGAAAAAGTACGGGGCTTAGAAATACTAACGAATCTAGTATTAAAAGGTGCGCAGAAATATTCTAAAAAAGACTTGCTTGTTACTATTAGAGAACAAAATCCTAATGCATTCATAGTTGAAGATGACGAGCGAATTAGCATAGATGGCGTATCCTTCATATATGAAAATGAGAAAATGATTCAGATAAGATATTAA
- a CDS encoding HNH endonuclease, translated as MNSKTTKFLDEMAGTFLERFKDVENFVQYNEKAWHEAESEGNYKKIGYLHVNNKAKCIIQLWYDKNSTKKRWWFGFCFSDLETFELFVKIANLKNIIEFSESGFNPNWVDNLVQEKWKDETEYYLGIYSSKNNEENAQTKIVNISNNLYNRAWTIQELEATVSKYIEMREKEENGEKFIKKSYYESLSNEFGRTTKSFEYRMQNISYVYALMGRKWITGLKPASHIGSKTVEEIENIINRIEGQISYPAAKFASAVNELKKNKNIPPPRGSKRPKKTTSESTQYNRDPAIVAWVLNNARGICESCSKPAPFTKEDGTFFLEVHHMKNLADKGSDTITNAIALCPNCHRMLHYGEDKARKIESLYSQMDRLVRE; from the coding sequence ATGAATTCTAAAACTACTAAATTTCTTGATGAAATGGCAGGAACCTTCTTAGAACGATTTAAAGATGTAGAAAATTTCGTGCAATATAATGAGAAGGCTTGGCATGAAGCCGAATCCGAGGGGAACTACAAAAAAATTGGGTATCTACATGTAAACAATAAGGCCAAGTGCATAATCCAGCTTTGGTATGATAAAAATAGTACAAAAAAAAGGTGGTGGTTTGGGTTCTGTTTTAGTGATCTAGAAACATTTGAATTATTTGTAAAGATAGCAAATTTAAAAAATATAATAGAATTTAGCGAATCAGGGTTTAATCCAAATTGGGTAGATAACTTAGTTCAAGAAAAGTGGAAGGATGAAACGGAATATTATTTGGGCATATATTCGTCCAAAAACAACGAAGAGAACGCTCAAACCAAAATCGTAAATATTTCAAACAACCTATACAATCGCGCTTGGACAATACAAGAGCTAGAAGCAACTGTTTCTAAATACATAGAGATGCGAGAAAAAGAAGAAAATGGAGAGAAATTTATAAAAAAATCATATTACGAATCTCTCTCAAATGAATTTGGCCGAACTACAAAGTCATTTGAATATCGAATGCAGAACATATCATACGTTTACGCTCTTATGGGACGCAAATGGATAACAGGTTTAAAGCCTGCAAGTCACATAGGTAGTAAAACAGTTGAAGAAATAGAGAATATAATAAATAGAATTGAGGGTCAAATCTCATATCCAGCAGCAAAATTTGCATCAGCAGTTAACGAGCTAAAAAAAAATAAAAATATTCCTCCTCCACGTGGAAGTAAAAGACCTAAAAAAACAACAAGTGAGTCAACACAATACAATAGAGATCCAGCAATCGTTGCCTGGGTACTCAACAACGCTAGAGGGATATGTGAAAGTTGTTCCAAGCCAGCACCATTCACGAAGGAAGATGGCACATTTTTCTTAGAAGTCCATCATATGAAAAATTTAGCTGACAAAGGCTCAGACACCATTACTAATGCTATAGCTCTCTGTCCTAATTGCCACAGAATGTTACATTACGGAGAGGACAAGGCAAGGAAAATTGAGAGCCTCTATTCACAAATGGATAGATTGGTTCGAGAATAG
- a CDS encoding IS91 family transposase: MDIKSLINKYFDLYMIRHGGNAIPEQLRALRDIQQCRTPQSGELYARCPDCQHGEWRPLSCGNRHCPTCLNHQTSSWLDKQQAKLMPVPYFLATFTLPYELRYLAYGHQKTVYSLMFKCVAEVLRSFAANPKHLGAEIGMTMILHTHARDLSFHPHIHVLIPGGGIDKRFGKWRKVKNDYLFNGFALAKTFRGKFLDMLKSTGLSLPQNLPEKWVAHCECVGNGFPALKYLARYLYRGVISEKNIVASHNGNVTFKYRDSRTDELRYSTVKAEDFLNILVKHVLPRGFRRVRDYGFLHANARKIRTLIQLILHVFTPIVPKQRQRPKYSCPKCKAAMLVIRFRFDYGRSG, from the coding sequence ATGGACATTAAATCACTCATCAACAAATACTTCGACCTGTACATGATTCGTCATGGCGGCAATGCCATCCCAGAGCAACTGAGGGCTTTGAGGGACATACAGCAGTGTCGAACCCCTCAATCTGGCGAACTCTATGCACGATGCCCTGATTGCCAGCATGGAGAATGGCGCCCCCTCTCGTGCGGCAACCGCCACTGCCCAACCTGCCTCAATCACCAGACCAGTTCCTGGCTTGATAAACAGCAGGCGAAGCTCATGCCGGTCCCCTACTTCCTGGCCACCTTTACCTTACCATATGAACTGCGATACCTGGCATACGGGCACCAGAAAACTGTCTATTCCCTGATGTTCAAATGCGTCGCTGAAGTCCTTAGATCCTTTGCTGCGAACCCAAAACATCTTGGAGCGGAGATCGGCATGACCATGATCCTGCACACCCACGCGCGAGACCTCTCGTTTCACCCCCACATTCATGTACTCATCCCTGGCGGCGGTATAGATAAACGATTCGGCAAGTGGAGAAAGGTGAAAAATGACTATCTCTTCAATGGATTTGCCCTGGCCAAAACCTTCCGCGGCAAATTCCTCGACATGCTGAAATCAACAGGCCTGTCCCTGCCTCAAAATCTGCCTGAAAAGTGGGTTGCCCATTGTGAATGCGTGGGCAATGGCTTCCCGGCCCTGAAATATCTGGCCAGATATCTCTATCGAGGCGTCATCAGCGAGAAAAATATTGTGGCAAGTCACAACGGAAATGTCACTTTCAAGTACCGTGACAGTAGGACTGATGAGCTAAGATATTCCACAGTAAAAGCAGAGGATTTCCTGAACATCCTGGTCAAGCATGTCCTGCCGAGAGGCTTCAGACGCGTGCGGGATTACGGTTTTCTGCACGCCAATGCCAGAAAAATCAGAACCCTCATTCAGCTTATACTGCATGTCTTTACCCCAATAGTGCCAAAACAGCGGCAAAGGCCAAAGTATTCCTGCCCAAAATGCAAGGCGGCTATGCTGGTGATACGCTTTCGATTCGACTACGGCAGATCAGGATAA
- a CDS encoding IS4 family transposase: MPMLPGFHLPKRGRKPHSQQQKFARKITSLRQNSFKQIGEIFGQFIPTKLLKQDPSGKMSRRRLFTKENTFWSFLGQVLDADGGCREAVKKLQSYASNHGLRLPSSSTASYCCARKKLDENLLVEVFQHTAKWSGARRASHSLNDRQVIVVDGTGVTMADTAENQELWPQSSNQKPGCGFPSARICAYFSLQTGTMLSYAIGNKKSNELPLFRKQWSTFEAGDIFLGDKGFCSYFDLAELKKRCVDSVITLARRKPVGRKNCIKEFAPDDLLIEWKKPVYREMVSYSRKTWEDLPDKLVMRQIKVKVTQSGFRTKEFHIVTTLIDQDQYLKDEIAALYLKRWDVELFFRDIKTTMGFDILRCQSPEMIKKEILMYFIAYNCIRRIMLQATQLVDIDIRSISFKGSLQAIRSWEPRLGSSRLSTNERQNMLSDLSFVVARCKVFDRPGRSDPRCLKRRPKPYQLLNKPRSEMVEIQHRSRYEKKA; the protein is encoded by the coding sequence ATGCCAATGTTGCCCGGTTTTCACCTTCCCAAACGAGGTAGAAAACCTCATAGCCAACAACAAAAATTTGCTCGAAAAATCACTTCCCTCAGACAGAACTCTTTTAAACAGATAGGAGAGATTTTTGGGCAATTCATTCCCACGAAATTGCTCAAACAGGATCCTTCGGGAAAGATGAGCAGACGACGTTTGTTTACCAAGGAAAACACTTTTTGGTCCTTCTTAGGCCAAGTCCTTGATGCAGACGGTGGATGTAGAGAAGCTGTAAAAAAGTTGCAATCATATGCATCTAACCACGGCCTTCGGCTTCCATCATCATCTACCGCTTCATATTGCTGTGCACGTAAGAAATTAGATGAAAATCTGCTTGTTGAGGTGTTTCAACATACTGCTAAATGGTCCGGAGCACGACGTGCATCTCATTCATTAAATGATCGCCAGGTAATTGTTGTTGATGGGACAGGTGTTACAATGGCGGATACAGCAGAAAATCAAGAGCTTTGGCCACAGTCATCGAACCAGAAACCAGGATGCGGCTTCCCCTCAGCACGAATATGCGCATACTTTTCATTGCAAACCGGAACAATGCTCAGCTATGCCATCGGTAATAAAAAGAGTAACGAACTTCCATTGTTCCGTAAGCAGTGGTCCACCTTTGAGGCTGGTGATATCTTTCTTGGTGATAAAGGTTTTTGTAGTTACTTCGATTTAGCCGAGCTGAAAAAACGCTGTGTTGATAGTGTGATAACACTTGCTCGTAGAAAACCAGTCGGTAGGAAAAACTGCATTAAAGAATTCGCTCCTGATGATCTACTGATTGAATGGAAAAAACCAGTATACAGGGAAATGGTGTCGTATTCGCGGAAAACCTGGGAGGACCTTCCCGACAAACTCGTTATGAGACAAATCAAAGTAAAGGTGACTCAATCAGGGTTTAGAACAAAAGAATTTCATATTGTTACCACGCTAATCGATCAAGATCAGTACCTGAAAGACGAAATTGCAGCGTTATACCTTAAGCGTTGGGATGTCGAACTTTTCTTTCGTGATATCAAGACAACGATGGGATTTGATATCCTCCGGTGCCAATCGCCTGAAATGATAAAGAAAGAAATTTTAATGTACTTCATAGCGTACAACTGCATCCGGCGCATAATGTTACAAGCGACACAGCTGGTAGACATTGATATCCGGTCTATCAGTTTCAAAGGAAGTCTACAGGCTATTAGAAGTTGGGAACCACGGTTGGGGTCCTCTAGGTTGAGCACAAATGAAAGACAAAACATGCTCTCAGATTTATCCTTTGTCGTGGCTCGTTGCAAAGTTTTCGACAGGCCTGGACGAAGCGATCCGCGGTGTCTTAAGCGAAGACCAAAACCTTATCAGTTACTCAACAAACCTAGGAGTGAAATGGTCGAAATACAGCATCGGAGCAGATATGAAAAAAAGGCTTAA
- a CDS encoding DUF6988 family protein, translating to MNKIEQSEKLIQWTDEKINGLEFKADGRKEIVAASLDVAMEHQKAIITLIAREFYGSAFSLIRVLFETYIRSLWLNYCASDKELEKFKKNKLDKQFQELINDIEQIKGYSGGTLSKAKKAGWKAMNSFTHSGFTQIERRYSQDSISPNYDQVEIDEAIDFSNATGLLCCLEISFLTDNEKISQELLEKIKEI from the coding sequence ATGAATAAGATAGAGCAATCTGAGAAGCTAATCCAGTGGACAGACGAAAAGATAAATGGATTAGAGTTTAAAGCTGATGGCCGCAAGGAAATTGTTGCTGCAAGTTTAGATGTAGCAATGGAACATCAGAAAGCAATAATAACCCTTATTGCACGTGAATTTTATGGTTCAGCTTTTTCACTTATTCGTGTGCTGTTCGAAACATATATAAGAAGTTTGTGGCTGAACTATTGTGCAAGCGATAAAGAACTAGAAAAGTTTAAGAAAAATAAATTGGACAAACAATTCCAAGAGTTAATAAACGATATCGAGCAAATTAAAGGTTATAGTGGTGGCACTTTATCAAAAGCAAAAAAGGCTGGTTGGAAAGCAATGAATAGCTTTACCCACAGTGGCTTTACGCAAATAGAAAGAAGGTACAGTCAAGATAGTATTTCACCGAATTACGATCAAGTGGAAATAGATGAAGCAATAGACTTCTCAAACGCTACAGGTTTACTGTGTTGTCTGGAAATTTCCTTCTTAACAGACAACGAAAAAATATCACAAGAACTTCTTGAAAAAATAAAAGAAATTTAG
- a CDS encoding IS4 family transposase: MPMLPGFHLPKRGRKPHSQQQKFARKITSLRQNSFKQIGEIFGQFIPTKLLKQDPSGKMSRRRLFTKENTFWSFLGQVLDADGGCREAVKKLQSYASNHGLRLPSSSTASYCCARKKLDENLLVEVFQHTAKWSGARRASHSLNDRQVIVVDGTGVTMADTAENQELWPQSSNQKPGCGFPSARICAYFSLQTGTMLSYAIGNKKSNELPLFRKQWSTFEAGDIFLGDKGFCSYFDLAELKKRCVDSVITLARRKPVGRKNCIKEFAPDDLLIEWKKPVYREMVSYSRKTWEDLPDKLVMRQIKVKVTQSGFRTKEFHIVTTLIDQDQYLKDEIAALYLKRWDVELFFRDIKTTMGFDILRCQSPEMIKKEILMYFIAYNCIRRIMLQATQLVDIDIRSISFKGSLQAIRSWEPRLGSSRLSTNERQNMLSDLSFVVARCKVFDRPGRSDPRCLKRRPKPYQLLNKPRSEMVEIQHRSRYEKKA; the protein is encoded by the coding sequence ATGCCAATGTTGCCCGGTTTTCACCTTCCCAAACGAGGTAGAAAACCTCATAGCCAACAACAAAAATTTGCTCGAAAAATCACTTCCCTCAGACAGAACTCTTTTAAACAGATAGGAGAGATTTTTGGGCAATTCATTCCCACGAAATTGCTCAAACAGGATCCTTCGGGAAAGATGAGCAGACGACGTTTGTTTACCAAGGAAAACACTTTTTGGTCCTTCTTAGGCCAAGTCCTTGATGCAGACGGTGGATGTAGAGAAGCTGTAAAAAAGTTGCAATCATATGCATCTAACCACGGCCTTCGGCTTCCATCATCATCTACCGCTTCATATTGCTGTGCACGTAAGAAATTAGATGAAAATCTGCTTGTTGAGGTGTTTCAACATACTGCTAAATGGTCCGGAGCACGACGTGCATCTCATTCATTAAATGATCGCCAGGTAATTGTTGTTGATGGGACAGGTGTTACAATGGCGGATACAGCAGAAAATCAAGAGCTTTGGCCACAGTCATCGAACCAGAAACCAGGATGCGGCTTCCCCTCAGCACGAATATGCGCATACTTTTCATTGCAAACCGGAACAATGCTCAGCTATGCCATCGGTAATAAAAAGAGTAACGAACTTCCATTGTTCCGTAAGCAGTGGTCCACCTTTGAGGCTGGTGATATCTTTCTTGGTGATAAAGGTTTTTGTAGTTACTTCGATTTAGCCGAGCTGAAAAAACGCTGTGTTGATAGTGTGATAACACTTGCTCGTAGAAAACCAGTCGGTAGGAAAAACTGCATTAAAGAATTCGCTCCTGATGATCTACTGATTGAATGGAAAAAACCAGTATACAGGGAAATGGTGTCGTATTCGCGGAAAACCTGGGAGGACCTTCCCGACAAACTCGTTATGAGACAAATCAAAGTAAAGGTGACTCAATCAGGGTTTAGAACAAAAGAATTTCATATTGTTACCACGCTAATCGATCAAGATCAGTACCTGAAAGACGAAATTGCAGCGTTATACCTTAAGCGTTGGGATGTCGAACTTTTCTTTCGTGATATCAAGACAACGATGGGATTTGATATCCTCCGGTGCCAATCGCCTGAAATGATAAAGAAAGAAATTTTAATGTACTTCATAGCGTACAACTGCATCCGGCGCATAATGTTACAAGCGACACAGCTGGTAGACATTGATATCCGGTCTATCAGTTTCAAAGGAAGTCTACAGGCTATTAGAAGTTGGGAACCACGGTTGGGGTCCTCTAGGTTGAGCACAAATGAAAGACAAAACATGCTCTCAGATTTATCCTTTGTCGTGGCTCGTTGCAAAGTTTTCGACAGGCCTGGACGAAGCGATCCGCGGTGTCTTAAGCGAAGACCAAAACCTTATCAGTTACTCAACAAACCTAGAAGTGAAATGGTCGAAATACAGCATCGGAGCAGATATGAAAAAAAGGCTTAA